Proteins from one Ricinus communis isolate WT05 ecotype wild-type chromosome 9, ASM1957865v1, whole genome shotgun sequence genomic window:
- the LOC8282150 gene encoding RGS1-HXK1-interacting protein 1, giving the protein MIEKVECGGANKEEEKERTDRSSNQFNQISMASKVEESNGGEGKGSENWVEDLQRTVIESKDSAIRSARSLHQNSSSRLRSLQDHVPQALSLFRTYEDSFFNKIKEELMIAREHPVEVVGVAVTAGFLLMRGPRRFLFRHTFGRFQSEEAKFLKTEKNVKELNLSVDLMKNESRKLLERASLAEKDMKHGHTELMDAGSQIQRLAKSIYKVETQVAGLMDGLREIPGRDALKLRAEVATMASALKKHKSVLDKRIMKISELGIPV; this is encoded by the exons atgatagaGAAGGTAGAGTGTGGAGGCGcaaacaaagaagaagagaaagaaagaaccgATCGATCGagcaatcaattcaatcaAATATCAATGGCGTCAAAAGTAGAAGAGAGCAATGGAGGAGAAGGTAAAGGAAGTGAAAATTGGGTAGAGGATTTGCAGCGTACGGTCATTGAATCAAAGGACTCGGCCATTCGCTCTGCTCGTTCCCTCCATCAAAATTCATCTTCCCGTCTTCGCTCCTTACAG GATCATGTCCCTCAAGCTCTTTCCCTCTTCAGAACTTATGAAGAttccttttttaataaaattaaag AGGAGTTGATGATTGCGAGGGAGCATCCTGTTGAGGTTGTTGGTGTTGCTGTTACAGCCGGTTTCCTTCTTATGCGAG GTCCAAGAAGGTTTTTGTTTCGTCATACATTTGGTCGATTTCAAAGTGAGGAG GCCAAATTTCTTAAAACTGAAAAGAATGTGAAAGAGTTGAATCTCTCTGTAGATTTAATGAAGAACGAGAGCAGAAAATTACTTGAAAGAGCATCTCTTGCCGAAAAAGATATGAAACATGGCCATACTGAGCTGAT GGATGCTGGGAGTCAAATTCAACGTCTAGCTAAGTCAATTTACAAAGTTGAAACCCAAGTTGCAG GTTTAATGGATGGGCTACGAGAAATCCCAGGAAGAGATGCGTTAAAACTTCGAGCAGAA GTTGCTACTATGGCATCAGCTTTGAAGAAGCATAAGAGCGTGCTTGACAAACGTATTATGAAGATTTCAGAACTTGGAATTCCTGTTTGA
- the LOC8282151 gene encoding uncharacterized protein LOC8282151 — protein sequence MMFCGVVKDRLQNWIRDYDSLQYLAVILIYIQIGCALIGSLGALYNGVLLINLGIALFALVAIESSSQSLGRTYAVLLFCSLFLDISWFILFTHDIWNISSETYGIFFVFSVKLTLSMQIVGFSVRLSSSLLWIQIYRLGVSYAESSGTREADYDLRNSFLSPVTPAAVPRECSDSDVVLGGSIYDPAYFSSLFDDGRNNRNLRPDQNSSILDNGSTSSVEASQLKLSISRSFQVIDEENDACQPETV from the exons ATGATGTTTTGTGGAGTGGTCAAAGATCGATTGCAGAATTGGATTAGGGATTATGATAGTCTTCAATATCTGGCTGTCATCCTTATTTATATTCAG ATTGGGTGCGCTCTGATTGGATCGCTGGGAGCATTGTACAATGGAGTTTTGCTAATTAATCTGGGAATTGCATTGTTCGCACTTGTTGCCATCGAAAGTAGCAGTCAGAGTTTGGGTCGTACTTACGCTGTTCTTCTCTTCTGTTCCCTTTTCCTTGATATTTCTTGGTTCATTCTTTTCACTCATGATATTTG GAACATTTCTTCAGAGACATATGGAatattctttgttttttctgtCAAACTCACTCTATCTATGCAAATTGTTGGTTTTTCTGTGCGCTTGTCCTCCTCTTTGTTGTGGATTCAGATTTATAGATTAGGGGTTTCTTACGCCGAAAGTAGTGGTACCCGAGAGGCTGATTATGATTTAAGAAATAGTTTTCTCAGTCCTGTTACTCCTGCTGCTGTACCTCGAGAGTGCTCTGATTCTGATGTTGTTTTAGGCGGATCCATTTATGATCCTGCTTATTTCTCATCGCTCTTTGACGATGGTCGCAACAATAGAAACTTACGTCCG GATCAAAATTCCAGTATTCTTGACAATGGTTCTACTTCTAGTGTTGAAGCTTCTCAGTTGAAGTTGTCCATAAGCAGATCTTTTCAGGTTATAGAT GAGGAAAATGATGCATGCCAGCCAGAGACTGTTTAA
- the LOC8282152 gene encoding SUN domain-containing protein 1, translating into MSASTVSITANPAARRRPVVAGEKKSNNNNSIELLGSEAQFNGGGPANVIMGNEKLLSSQSKDLSHHSILERKDVTTAQLKKSTISPHRRTRTKVVPEKSKPRWLTVASIFTKNFALLLVLIGLVQMVRRLALNSSSSGDVNYSSSQMAAFSSESEARIAEVESLLKTSLKMIQLQVEVVNDKVDNEVGGLRNEFDNKIHDKGLFLESEFKRLVARFDGLDRSLTELKSVDWLSREDFNKFVDDYLNKGKGGQTDNTGVSLDDIRAYAKEIVIKEIEKHAADGLGMVDYALASGGAIVVKHSEPFLPGKGTNWLLKSSRIGVHPDAVKMLKPSFGEPGQCFPLKGSSGFVQIRLRTAIIPQAVTLEHVAKSVAYDRSSAPKDCRVSGWLQGHDIDLAVDTEKMFLLTEFTYDLEKSNAQTFAVLNSVASGLVDTVRLDFASNHGSSHHTCIYRLRVHGYEPDSLSMMTMES; encoded by the exons ATGTCCGCTTCCACGGTGTCAATCACCGCGAACCCTGCCGCTCGACGGAGACCGGTGGTGGCGGGTGAAAAGAAAtccaacaacaacaacagcaTTGAATTGTTAGGCAGTGAAGCGCAGTTCAATGGAGGCGGTCCTGCAAATGTAATCATGGGCAACGAGAAATTGTTAAGCTCTCAAAGCAAGGACCTGAGTCATCATTCaattcttgaaagaaaagatgTCACAACCGCCCAACTCAAGAAGTCTACCATTTCCCCTCATCGCAGGACTCGTACTAAAGTGGTTCCTGAAAAATCAAAACCACGCTGGTTGACTGTGGCTAGTATTTTCACCAAGAATTTCGCCCTGTTGCTTGTGTTGATAGGTTTGGTTCAGATGGTTAGGAGATTGGCTCTCAATTCTTCATCTTCAGGAGATGTCAATTATTCTTCTTCACAAATGGCTGCATTTTCCTCTGAATCTGAGGCTCGGATTGCAGAAGTTGAATCTCTTCTCAAGACTTCTCTTAAAATGATTCagcttcaagttgaggttgTCAATGACAAGGTTGATAATGAGGTTGGAGGTTTAAGAAATGAATTTGACAACAAAATTCATGACAAAGGTTTGTTCTTGGAGAGTGAGTTTAAGCGATTAGTTGCTAGATTTGATGGGCTTGATCGCTCCTTAACTGAACTGAAATCTGTCGATTGGTTGTCGAGGGAGGACTTTAACAAGTTTGTTGATGACTACTTGAACAAGGGAAAGGGTGGTCAAACTGATAATACTGGTGTAAGTTTGGATGATATTAGGGCTTATGCAAAGGAGATTGTAATAAAGGAAATTGAGAAGCATGCTGCCGATGGACTTGGCATGGTTGATTATGCCCTTGCATCTGGTGGCGCAATTGTTGTTAAGCACTCTGAGCCCTTTTTGCCTGGAAAAGGAACCAACTGGTTGTTGAAAAGTTCCCGAATTGGAGTCCATCCTGATGCTGTTAAGATGCTCAAACCGAGCTTTGGGGAGCCAGGCCAGTGCTTTCCTCTCAAAGGAAGTAGTGGCTTTGTTCAAATCAGACTTCGCACTGCTATTATTCCTCAGGCTGTTACTCTCGAACATGTTGCTAAG AGTGTTGCTTATGACAGATCAAGTGCTCCCAAAGATTGTCGGGTGTCTGGTTGGCTGCAAGGGCATGATATTGATTTAGCCGTTGATACTGAGAAGATGTTTCTTTTGACTGAGTTTACTTATGACCTTGAGAAGAGCAATGCTCAGACCTTCGCTGTGCTGAACTCAGTAGCCTCAGGCCTTGTTGACACTGTGAGGCTGGACTTCGCATCTAACCATGGAAGCTCTCACCACACGTGCATTTATCGCTTGAGGGTGCACGGTTACGAACCTGACTCTCTTTCAATGATGACAATGGAATCGTGA
- the LOC8282153 gene encoding E3 ubiquitin-protein ligase SIRP1, with product MEEALAARYWCYLCSQMVNPIMEAEIKCPFCLGGFVEEMSSNTRDNQEPDSDFSSDRALSLWAPILLGMMGNPRRRRRLRRREFEEDDDDNDDGETRHGGEIDIDRELESFMRRRRRSSATILQLLQGIRAGMASESENSEGDRDRDGDRDRERDRERDRVILINPSNRTIIFQGSYDSSNGQGQNNAPIGSLGDYFIGPGLDLLLQHLAENDPNRYGTPPAQKEAIEALPTVTIKNTSQCSVCLDDFEIGTEAKEMPCKHRFHDVCILPWLELHSSCPVCRFQLPAEESKFDSAERLQNHSDQRGSYNNNISTTTSSNNINNNDDDDNNHSSNIEEGEGEGRNGNGRRFSFLWPFNSLFSSSSGSQSGGSNSSSNLSSSLGNAPGSSSQTDEN from the coding sequence atgGAGGAAGCATTGGCAGCACGGTATTGGTGTTACTTGTGCTCTCAAATGGTGAATCCCATTATGGAAGCTGAGATCAAATGTCCATTTTGTCTTGGTGGATTTGTAGAAGAAATGAGTAGTAACACAAGGGACAATCAGGAGCCTGATTCTGATTTTAGTTCTGATCGTGCCCTCTCCCTCTGGGCCCCAATCTTGCTTGGAATGATGGGAAATCCCCGTCGCAGAAGAAGATTAAGGAGAAGGGaatttgaagaagatgatgatgataatgatgatggtGAGACACGACATGGAGGAGAGATTGATATAGACCGTGAACTTGAGTCATTCATgaggagaaggagaagaagctCAGCTACAATATTACAATTGCTTCAAGGAATTCGAGCGGGAATGGCATCAGAATCAGAGAATTCTGAAGGAGATAGGGATAGAGATGGAGATAGAGATAGGGAAAGAGATAGGGAAAGAGACCGCGTCATTTTGATTAATCCGTCGAATCGAACTATCATTTTTCAGGGTTCATATGATTCTAGCAATGGTCAAGGCCAGAATAATGCTCCCATTGGGTCATTAGGTGATTATTTCATAGGACCTGGTCTGGATTTGTTATTGCAACATTTGGCTGAGAATGATCCAAATAGATACGGAACTCCACCTGCCCAGAAGGAAGCCATTGAGGCATTGCCTACTGTGACCATAAAGAATACTTCACAATGTTCAGTATGTTTGGATGATTTTGAGATTGGCACTGAGGCAAAGGAAATGCCATGTAAGCATAGGTTTCATGATGTGTGCATACTGCCATGGCTGGAACTTCATAGTTCTTGCCCAGTTTGCAGGTTTCAGTTGCCTGCTGAAGAGTCCAAGTTCGATTCTGCTGAGAGGTTGCAGAATCACAGTGATCAGAGGGGAagctataataataatatcagtACCACCACCAGCagcaataatattaataataatgatgatgatgataataatcaCAGTAGTAACATTGAAGAGGGAGAAGGTGAGGGGAGAAATGGGAATGGAAGAAGGTTTTCCTTTCTATGGCCTTTTAATAGTTTGTTCTCATCATCCTCAGGATCTCAATCTGGTGGAAGCAATTCATCCTCAAATTTATCATCCTCTTTGGGAAATGCTCCTGGAAGCTCTTCTCAAACAGATGAGAattga
- the LOC8282154 gene encoding pyruvate kinase, cytosolic isozyme, with translation MNMMNTGGGTDSVFMEKKPKTKIVCTLGPASRSVPMLEKLLRAGMNVARFNFSHGSHEYHQETLDNLRAAMVNTGILCAVMLDTKGPEIRTGFLKDAKPIQLKQGQEITISTDYSIKGNEKLICMSYKKLAEDVKPGMVILCADGTISFTVLSCDTKAGLVRCQCENSAVLGERKNVNLPGVIVDLPTLTEKDKEDILKWGVPNQIDMIALSFVRKGSDLVEVRKLLGHHAKNILLMSKVENQEGVANFDDILANSDAFMVARGDLGMEIPIEKIFLAQKVMIYKCNIQGKPVVTATQMLESMIKSPRPTRAEATDVANAVLDGTDCVMLSGETAAGAYPELAVRTMAKICLEAESTLDYGDVFKRVMQHSPVPMSPLESLASSAVRTANSAKASLILVLTRGGSTAKLVAKYRPGKPILSVVVPEIKTDSFDWSCSNEAPARHSLIFRGLVPVLYAGSARASHAETTEEALDFAIQHAKAKGLCKIGDSVVALHRVGTASVIKIIYVK, from the exons atgaacaTGATGAACACCGGAGGAGGAACAGACTCTGTTTTTATGGAGAAAAAGCCCAAAACCAAGATCGTATGCACTCTGGGACCTGCTTCTAGATCTGTTCCAATGCTTGAAAAGCTTTTGAGGGCTGGTATGAACGTTGCTCGCTTCAATTTCTCCCATGGATCTCATGagtatcatcaagaaacccTTGACAATCTCAGGGCTGCTATGGTGAATACTGGTATTCTCTGTGCGGTCATGCTTGACACCAAG GGACCAGAGATTCGAACAGGGTTCTTGAAGGATGCGAAACCCATCCAGCTAAAACAAGGTCAAGAGATCACCATATCTACTGACTACAGCATAAAAGGCAATGAGAAACTGATTTGCATGAGCTATAAAAAGTTGGCCGAGGATGTGAAGCCTGGAATGGTTATACTTTGTGCGGATGGCACAATCTCATTTACAGTTCTATCTTGCGACACAAAAGCAGGCTTGGTCCGATGCCAGTGTGAGAATTCTGCAGTTCTTGGGGAGAGAAAAAATGTTAATCTTCCTGGAGTTATTGTGGATCTTCCAACCTTAACTGAGAAAGACAAGGAAGATATCTTGAAGTGGGGAGTTCCTAATCAAATTGATATGATTGCTCTATCCTTTGTTCGAAAAGGCTCAGATCTTGTGGAAGTAAGGAAACTGTTGGGACATCATGCTAAGAATATCCTTCTCATGTCAaag GTGGAAAACCAAGAAGGGGTTGcaaattttgatgatattttagcAAATTCAGATGCATTTATGGTGGCACGTGGTGACCTTGGAATGGAAATTCCAATCGAAAAGATTTTTCTAGCGCAGAAAGTGATGATCTACAAGTGCAACATTCAAGGAAAACCAGTTGTTACTGCGACCCAGATGTTGGAGTCCATGATTAAGTCCCCCCGACCAACTAGAGCTGAAGCTACTGATGTTGCCAATGCGGTTCTTGATGGTACTGACTGTGTGATGCTCAGTGGTGAAACAGCTGCTGGAGCATATCCAGAACTGGCTGTTCGAACCATGGCAAAAATATGCCTTGAAGCAGAAAGCACACTTGACTATGGAGATGTCTTCAAAAGAGTTATGCAACACTCACCTGTGCCCATGAGCCCGTTAGAGAGCCTGGCCTCATCCGCTGTTAGAACAGCCAATTCTGCAAAAGCATCTCTTATTTTGGTGCTAACCCGAGGAGGAAGCACTGCAAAATTGGTGGCTAAGTACAGGCCTGGCAAGCCCATTTTATCTGTGGTTGTACCTGAGATCAAGACTGATTCATTCGATTGGTCATGCAGCAATGAAGCCCCTGCAAGGCATAGCCTTATTTTCCGTGGGTTGGTACCAGTTCTATATGCAGGATCTGCTAGGGCATCACATGCAGAGACAACAGAAGAAGCTTTGGATTTTGCCATTCAACATGCCAAGGCAAAAGGGCTATGCAAGATCGGAGATTCTGTTGTGGCTCTGCACCGAGTTGGAACTGCTTCGGTGATCAAGATCATTTATGTGAAGTGA